Proteins encoded by one window of SAR202 cluster bacterium:
- a CDS encoding ABC transporter permease, whose amino-acid sequence MTSATQTQEQVQPSAPLGRKASFLYDLMSVAGRAIRGAMRDYESVIPALIIPVFFYTVNIGAMQDFAANALPGQDGAQFNYKAFQLPVAIIFAVTGISRALVVVTDIQNGYFDRLSLTPVNRWSLLLGMMIADFLMVVALTIPVLILGMITGIRFESGPLGILAFVLISASWGLIFAGFPYAVALKTGNPAAVNTSWLVFFPFVFLTTVFVPREVMTGWMGTLAGLNPVTYLLAALRSLITVGWDGEALLKGLAAVAGVAALSLTLAFAALNGRVRRK is encoded by the coding sequence ATGACATCCGCAACTCAGACACAGGAGCAAGTACAACCTTCGGCCCCGCTTGGTAGAAAGGCTTCCTTCCTCTACGACCTTATGTCCGTGGCAGGCAGGGCAATCAGGGGAGCAATGAGGGACTACGAGAGCGTAATCCCGGCGCTTATCATCCCCGTATTCTTTTACACCGTGAACATCGGCGCAATGCAGGACTTCGCCGCGAACGCGCTCCCCGGCCAGGACGGAGCGCAGTTCAATTACAAGGCCTTCCAGCTTCCCGTGGCGATAATCTTCGCCGTGACTGGCATTTCCCGCGCCCTGGTAGTGGTGACTGACATCCAGAACGGCTACTTCGACAGGCTGTCACTCACCCCGGTCAACCGTTGGTCGCTTCTGCTGGGGATGATGATCGCGGACTTCCTCATGGTCGTCGCGCTGACCATTCCGGTTCTGATACTCGGCATGATAACGGGCATCCGCTTTGAGAGCGGCCCGCTCGGCATTCTGGCCTTCGTCCTGATCTCCGCCTCATGGGGCCTCATCTTCGCCGGATTCCCTTATGCCGTGGCGCTCAAGACCGGCAACCCGGCCGCGGTGAATACCTCGTGGCTCGTCTTCTTCCCGTTCGTCTTCCTCACGACGGTCTTCGTGCCGCGTGAGGTAATGACCGGCTGGATGGGAACACTCGCCGGCCTCAACCCGGTGACGTACCTTCTCGCCGCGCTCCGCTCGCTGATAACCGTGGGATGGGACGGCGAAGCGCTCCTAAAAGGCCTTGCCGCCGTGGCCGGCGTGGCGGCCCTCAGCCTCACCCTCGCATTCGCCGCCCTCAACGGCCGCGTCCGCAGGAAATAG
- a CDS encoding sulfite oxidase: MTIAKPVSDQPVDGRVVSEDPYCREVNLPSLDTWITPTRQFFVRSHFHETPHIDTSTHRLVIEGSVDRKISFSHADILAMPSREMTVTIECAGNSRSYMMPPAEGLKFTHGAISTAVWKGVPLSLLLERAGIRRDAKEVLFEGADGGEEEEDGKKVHINYERSLTIAQAVDPEVIVATHMNGELLNADHGAPLRLVVPGWFGMASVKWLTRISLIDYEFKGFFQKRRYLLINEGAADEVTGEPVSRMKVKALIAQPKHGEIVRPGGYTIRGFAWSGEADIAKVEVSTDAGKSWHAATLLTEKAKRAWRRWEYRWVSHPGHFVLKVRATDSNGVVQPEVTAWNFRGYVNSAIHSVAVKVPLE; the protein is encoded by the coding sequence GTGACGATCGCCAAGCCTGTGTCCGATCAGCCCGTGGACGGGCGCGTGGTTTCGGAGGACCCGTACTGTCGAGAGGTAAATTTACCGTCGCTCGACACCTGGATCACGCCCACCCGCCAGTTCTTCGTTCGCAGCCACTTCCACGAAACCCCGCACATAGATACCTCAACCCACCGACTCGTTATTGAAGGCTCCGTCGACCGCAAGATATCGTTCTCTCACGCCGACATCCTTGCCATGCCGAGCAGGGAGATGACGGTAACGATAGAGTGCGCCGGCAACAGCCGCTCTTACATGATGCCTCCTGCCGAGGGGCTGAAGTTTACCCATGGAGCAATCAGCACGGCAGTCTGGAAGGGCGTGCCGCTGAGCCTCCTGCTGGAGCGGGCCGGCATCCGGCGAGACGCGAAAGAGGTGCTCTTCGAGGGCGCTGACGGCGGCGAGGAGGAGGAGGACGGGAAGAAGGTCCATATCAACTACGAGCGCAGCCTGACCATAGCGCAGGCGGTGGACCCCGAGGTGATCGTCGCAACCCATATGAACGGGGAGTTATTGAATGCCGACCACGGCGCGCCGCTCAGGCTGGTCGTTCCCGGGTGGTTCGGCATGGCCTCGGTGAAGTGGCTCACGCGCATCAGCCTGATCGACTACGAGTTCAAGGGGTTCTTCCAGAAGCGGCGCTACCTGCTCATAAACGAGGGAGCGGCGGATGAGGTCACCGGCGAGCCGGTCTCGCGGATGAAGGTGAAGGCGCTTATTGCACAGCCGAAGCACGGAGAGATCGTGCGGCCGGGCGGATACACCATTCGAGGCTTTGCGTGGTCCGGCGAGGCTGACATTGCAAAGGTGGAGGTCAGCACGGACGCGGGGAAGTCGTGGCACGCCGCCACACTGTTGACGGAAAAAGCGAAGCGCGCGTGGCGCAGGTGGGAGTACAGGTGGGTTTCGCACCCGGGCCACTTCGTCCTGAAGGTCAGGGCGACGGACTCCAACGGGGTTGTGCAGCCGGAGGTCACGGCCTGGAACTTCCGGGGTTACGTGAATAGTGCCATACACTCCGTGGCGGTGAAAGTACCGCTGGAGTAG